A window of the Equus przewalskii isolate Varuska chromosome 10, EquPr2, whole genome shotgun sequence genome harbors these coding sequences:
- the LOC103561423 gene encoding C-type lectin domain family 10 member A isoform X2, whose protein sequence is MPVNYENFQHSESENQSPGLRIGLPPLLPPFLQTLCSSSRLLLLSLGLSLMLLVGVCVIGFQNSTFQRDLVTLNNSTSQTELQVKALISQGDSLQKTITPLKAGVGNLRQELQAARSMNDKVFSLEKKLEEEQQTLKADYAEIRLLVQQLAKDLTALTCQAAALKSNGSARACCPLNWLEHEGSCYWFSRSKKPWPEAEKQCQLQNAHLVVINSREEQDFVQEHTGSSFTWMGLSDPEGVWKWVDGTDYKTNFQNWSPGQPDDWDGHGLGGGEDCAHFHSNGQWNDIVCQAPLQWIRLELTSVANPSLFA, encoded by the exons ATGCCAGTGAATTATGAAAACTTTCAGCACTCGGAGAGTGAGAACCAAAGCCCGGGGCTTAGAATTg GgctgcctcccctccttcctcccttcctgcagaCACTCTGTTCCAGCTCCCGCCTCCTGctgctctccctgggcctcagcctcaTGCTGCTGGTCGGCGTCTGTGTGATCGGATTCCAAA ATTCCACGTTTCAGAGGGACCTGGTGACCCTGAACAACTCCACATCACAAACTGAGCTTCAGGTCAAGGCCCTGATATCCCAGG GTGACAGTTTGCAAAAGACGATAACACCTCTGAAAGCAGGGGTGGGGAATCTCAGGCAGGAACTGCAAGCAG CCCGTAGCATGAACGACAAGGTGTTTTCCCTGGagaagaagctggaggaggagcagcagacaCTCAAAGCAG ATTATGCTGAAATACGCCTCCTAGTCCAGCAGCTGGCCAAAGACCTGACAGCCCTGACTTGCCAGGCAGCTGCCCTCAAGAGCAATG GCTCTGCCAGGGCCTGCTGCCCCCTTAACTGGCTGGAGCATGAAGGCAGCTGCTACTGGTTCTCTCGCTCGAAGAAGCCCTGGCCCGAGGCTGAGAAGCAGTGCCAGCTGCAGAACGCCCACCTCGTGGTCATCAACTCCAGAGAGGAGCAG GATTTTGTCCAGGAACATACAGGCTCCTCATTCACCTGGATGGGGCTCAGTGATCCTGAAGGAGTCTGGAAATGGGTGGATGGGACAGACTACAAGACCAACTTCCA GAACTGGAGTCCAGGCCAGCCAGATGACTGGGACGGACATGGGCTGGGCGGAGGCGAGGACTGTGCCCACTTCCACTCCAATGGCCAATGGAATGACATTGTCTGCCAGGCGCCCCTCCAGTGG attcggcttgagctaacatctgttgccaatccttctctttttgcttga
- the LOC103561423 gene encoding C-type lectin domain family 10 member A isoform X5, protein MWSDYGTSLVLGLPIGNTGEQQYLSLCGACCEEPRRQCVSSACSVLHRGGLIIFALIVPFASSDSTFQRDLVTLNNSTSQTELQVKALISQGDSLQKTITPLKAGVGNLRQELQAARSMNDKVFSLEKKLEEEQQTLKADYAEIRLLVQQLAKDLTALTCQAAALKSNGSARACCPLNWLEHEGSCYWFSRSKKPWPEAEKQCQLQNAHLVVINSREEQDFVQEHTGSSFTWMGLSDPEGVWKWVDGTDYKTNFQFGLS, encoded by the exons ATGTGGTCAGATTACGGAACCTCTCTAGTCCTTGGTTTGCCCATCGGCAATACTGGAGAACAACAGTATCTGTCCCTTTGTGGGGCTTGTTGTGAGGAACCAAGGAGACAGTGTGTGTCAAGTGCCTGCTCAGTGTTGCACAGAGGGGGCCTGATAATCTTCGCCCTGATTGTCCCATTCGCCTCGTCAGATTCCACGTTTCAGAGGGACCTGGTGACCCTGAACAACTCCACATCACAAACTGAGCTTCAGGTCAAGGCCCTGATATCCCAGG GTGACAGTTTGCAAAAGACGATAACACCTCTGAAAGCAGGGGTGGGGAATCTCAGGCAGGAACTGCAAGCAG CCCGTAGCATGAACGACAAGGTGTTTTCCCTGGagaagaagctggaggaggagcagcagacaCTCAAAGCAG ATTATGCTGAAATACGCCTCCTAGTCCAGCAGCTGGCCAAAGACCTGACAGCCCTGACTTGCCAGGCAGCTGCCCTCAAGAGCAATG GCTCTGCCAGGGCCTGCTGCCCCCTTAACTGGCTGGAGCATGAAGGCAGCTGCTACTGGTTCTCTCGCTCGAAGAAGCCCTGGCCCGAGGCTGAGAAGCAGTGCCAGCTGCAGAACGCCCACCTCGTGGTCATCAACTCCAGAGAGGAGCAG GATTTTGTCCAGGAACATACAGGCTCCTCATTCACCTGGATGGGGCTCAGTGATCCTGAAGGAGTCTGGAAATGGGTGGATGGGACAGACTACAAGACCAACTTCCA attcggcttgagctaa
- the LOC103561423 gene encoding C-type lectin domain family 10 member A isoform X6 produces the protein MWSDYGTSLVLGLPIGNTGEQQYLSLCGACCEEPRRQCVSSACSVLHRGGLIIFALIVPFASSDSTFQRDLVTLNNSTSQTELQVKALISQGDSLQKTITPLKAGVGNLRQELQAARSMNDKVFSLEKKLEEEQQTLKADYAEIRLLVQQLAKDLTALTCQAAALKSNGSARACCPLNWLEHEGSCYWFSRSKKPWPEAEKQCQLQNAHLVVINSREEQDFVQEHTGSSFTWMGLSDPEGVWKWVDGTDYKTNFQVQ, from the exons ATGTGGTCAGATTACGGAACCTCTCTAGTCCTTGGTTTGCCCATCGGCAATACTGGAGAACAACAGTATCTGTCCCTTTGTGGGGCTTGTTGTGAGGAACCAAGGAGACAGTGTGTGTCAAGTGCCTGCTCAGTGTTGCACAGAGGGGGCCTGATAATCTTCGCCCTGATTGTCCCATTCGCCTCGTCAGATTCCACGTTTCAGAGGGACCTGGTGACCCTGAACAACTCCACATCACAAACTGAGCTTCAGGTCAAGGCCCTGATATCCCAGG GTGACAGTTTGCAAAAGACGATAACACCTCTGAAAGCAGGGGTGGGGAATCTCAGGCAGGAACTGCAAGCAG CCCGTAGCATGAACGACAAGGTGTTTTCCCTGGagaagaagctggaggaggagcagcagacaCTCAAAGCAG ATTATGCTGAAATACGCCTCCTAGTCCAGCAGCTGGCCAAAGACCTGACAGCCCTGACTTGCCAGGCAGCTGCCCTCAAGAGCAATG GCTCTGCCAGGGCCTGCTGCCCCCTTAACTGGCTGGAGCATGAAGGCAGCTGCTACTGGTTCTCTCGCTCGAAGAAGCCCTGGCCCGAGGCTGAGAAGCAGTGCCAGCTGCAGAACGCCCACCTCGTGGTCATCAACTCCAGAGAGGAGCAG GATTTTGTCCAGGAACATACAGGCTCCTCATTCACCTGGATGGGGCTCAGTGATCCTGAAGGAGTCTGGAAATGGGTGGATGGGACAGACTACAAGACCAACTTCCA GGTCCAGTAA
- the LOC103561423 gene encoding C-type lectin domain family 10 member A isoform X4: MPVNYENFQHSESENQSPGLRIGLPPLLPPFLQTLCSSSRLLLLSLGLSLMLLVGVCVIGFQNSTFQRDLVTLNNSTSQTELQVKALISQGDSLQKTITPLKAGVGNLRQELQAARSMNDKVFSLEKKLEEEQQTLKADYAEIRLLVQQLAKDLTALTCQAAALKSNGSARACCPLNWLEHEGSCYWFSRSKKPWPEAEKQCQLQNAHLVVINSREEQDFVQEHTGSSFTWMGLSDPEGVWKWVDGTDYKTNFQNWSPGQPDDWDGHGLGGGEDCAHFHSNGQWNDIVCQAPLQWVCETKMDRAS; encoded by the exons ATGCCAGTGAATTATGAAAACTTTCAGCACTCGGAGAGTGAGAACCAAAGCCCGGGGCTTAGAATTg GgctgcctcccctccttcctcccttcctgcagaCACTCTGTTCCAGCTCCCGCCTCCTGctgctctccctgggcctcagcctcaTGCTGCTGGTCGGCGTCTGTGTGATCGGATTCCAAA ATTCCACGTTTCAGAGGGACCTGGTGACCCTGAACAACTCCACATCACAAACTGAGCTTCAGGTCAAGGCCCTGATATCCCAGG GTGACAGTTTGCAAAAGACGATAACACCTCTGAAAGCAGGGGTGGGGAATCTCAGGCAGGAACTGCAAGCAG CCCGTAGCATGAACGACAAGGTGTTTTCCCTGGagaagaagctggaggaggagcagcagacaCTCAAAGCAG ATTATGCTGAAATACGCCTCCTAGTCCAGCAGCTGGCCAAAGACCTGACAGCCCTGACTTGCCAGGCAGCTGCCCTCAAGAGCAATG GCTCTGCCAGGGCCTGCTGCCCCCTTAACTGGCTGGAGCATGAAGGCAGCTGCTACTGGTTCTCTCGCTCGAAGAAGCCCTGGCCCGAGGCTGAGAAGCAGTGCCAGCTGCAGAACGCCCACCTCGTGGTCATCAACTCCAGAGAGGAGCAG GATTTTGTCCAGGAACATACAGGCTCCTCATTCACCTGGATGGGGCTCAGTGATCCTGAAGGAGTCTGGAAATGGGTGGATGGGACAGACTACAAGACCAACTTCCA GAACTGGAGTCCAGGCCAGCCAGATGACTGGGACGGACATGGGCTGGGCGGAGGCGAGGACTGTGCCCACTTCCACTCCAATGGCCAATGGAATGACATTGTCTGCCAGGCGCCCCTCCAGTGGGTCTGTGAGACCAAGATGGACAGGGCCAGCTAG
- the LOC103561423 gene encoding C-type lectin domain family 10 member A isoform X3, with amino-acid sequence MWSDYGTSLVLGLPIGNTGEQQYLSLCGACCEEPRRQCVSSACSVLHRGGLIIFALIVPFASSDSTFQRDLVTLNNSTSQTELQVKALISQGDSLQKTITPLKAGVGNLRQELQAARSMNDKVFSLEKKLEEEQQTLKADYAEIRLLVQQLAKDLTALTCQAAALKSNGSARACCPLNWLEHEGSCYWFSRSKKPWPEAEKQCQLQNAHLVVINSREEQDFVQEHTGSSFTWMGLSDPEGVWKWVDGTDYKTNFQNWSPGQPDDWDGHGLGGGEDCAHFHSNGQWNDIVCQAPLQWVCETKMDRAS; translated from the exons ATGTGGTCAGATTACGGAACCTCTCTAGTCCTTGGTTTGCCCATCGGCAATACTGGAGAACAACAGTATCTGTCCCTTTGTGGGGCTTGTTGTGAGGAACCAAGGAGACAGTGTGTGTCAAGTGCCTGCTCAGTGTTGCACAGAGGGGGCCTGATAATCTTCGCCCTGATTGTCCCATTCGCCTCGTCAGATTCCACGTTTCAGAGGGACCTGGTGACCCTGAACAACTCCACATCACAAACTGAGCTTCAGGTCAAGGCCCTGATATCCCAGG GTGACAGTTTGCAAAAGACGATAACACCTCTGAAAGCAGGGGTGGGGAATCTCAGGCAGGAACTGCAAGCAG CCCGTAGCATGAACGACAAGGTGTTTTCCCTGGagaagaagctggaggaggagcagcagacaCTCAAAGCAG ATTATGCTGAAATACGCCTCCTAGTCCAGCAGCTGGCCAAAGACCTGACAGCCCTGACTTGCCAGGCAGCTGCCCTCAAGAGCAATG GCTCTGCCAGGGCCTGCTGCCCCCTTAACTGGCTGGAGCATGAAGGCAGCTGCTACTGGTTCTCTCGCTCGAAGAAGCCCTGGCCCGAGGCTGAGAAGCAGTGCCAGCTGCAGAACGCCCACCTCGTGGTCATCAACTCCAGAGAGGAGCAG GATTTTGTCCAGGAACATACAGGCTCCTCATTCACCTGGATGGGGCTCAGTGATCCTGAAGGAGTCTGGAAATGGGTGGATGGGACAGACTACAAGACCAACTTCCA GAACTGGAGTCCAGGCCAGCCAGATGACTGGGACGGACATGGGCTGGGCGGAGGCGAGGACTGTGCCCACTTCCACTCCAATGGCCAATGGAATGACATTGTCTGCCAGGCGCCCCTCCAGTGGGTCTGTGAGACCAAGATGGACAGGGCCAGCTAG
- the LOC103561423 gene encoding C-type lectin domain family 10 member A isoform X1, translating into MWSDYGTSLVLGLPIGNTGEQQYLSLCGACCEEPRRQCVSSACSVLHRGGLIIFALIVPFASSDSTFQRDLVTLNNSTSQTELQVKALISQGDSLQKTITPLKAGVGNLRQELQAARSMNDKVFSLEKKLEEEQQTLKADYAEIRLLVQQLAKDLTALTCQAAALKSNGSARACCPLNWLEHEGSCYWFSRSKKPWPEAEKQCQLQNAHLVVINSREEQDFVQEHTGSSFTWMGLSDPEGVWKWVDGTDYKTNFQNWSPGQPDDWDGHGLGGGEDCAHFHSNGQWNDIVCQAPLQWIRLELTSVANPSLFA; encoded by the exons ATGTGGTCAGATTACGGAACCTCTCTAGTCCTTGGTTTGCCCATCGGCAATACTGGAGAACAACAGTATCTGTCCCTTTGTGGGGCTTGTTGTGAGGAACCAAGGAGACAGTGTGTGTCAAGTGCCTGCTCAGTGTTGCACAGAGGGGGCCTGATAATCTTCGCCCTGATTGTCCCATTCGCCTCGTCAGATTCCACGTTTCAGAGGGACCTGGTGACCCTGAACAACTCCACATCACAAACTGAGCTTCAGGTCAAGGCCCTGATATCCCAGG GTGACAGTTTGCAAAAGACGATAACACCTCTGAAAGCAGGGGTGGGGAATCTCAGGCAGGAACTGCAAGCAG CCCGTAGCATGAACGACAAGGTGTTTTCCCTGGagaagaagctggaggaggagcagcagacaCTCAAAGCAG ATTATGCTGAAATACGCCTCCTAGTCCAGCAGCTGGCCAAAGACCTGACAGCCCTGACTTGCCAGGCAGCTGCCCTCAAGAGCAATG GCTCTGCCAGGGCCTGCTGCCCCCTTAACTGGCTGGAGCATGAAGGCAGCTGCTACTGGTTCTCTCGCTCGAAGAAGCCCTGGCCCGAGGCTGAGAAGCAGTGCCAGCTGCAGAACGCCCACCTCGTGGTCATCAACTCCAGAGAGGAGCAG GATTTTGTCCAGGAACATACAGGCTCCTCATTCACCTGGATGGGGCTCAGTGATCCTGAAGGAGTCTGGAAATGGGTGGATGGGACAGACTACAAGACCAACTTCCA GAACTGGAGTCCAGGCCAGCCAGATGACTGGGACGGACATGGGCTGGGCGGAGGCGAGGACTGTGCCCACTTCCACTCCAATGGCCAATGGAATGACATTGTCTGCCAGGCGCCCCTCCAGTGG attcggcttgagctaacatctgttgccaatccttctctttttgcttga
- the LOC103545058 gene encoding C-type lectin domain family 10 member A-like encodes MPVNYENFQHSESENQSPGLRIGLPPLQPFLQPVCSSSRLLLLSLGLSLMLLVGVCVIGFQNSTFQRDLVTLNNSTSQTELQVKSLISQGDSLQKTITPLKAGVGNLRQELQAARSMNDKVFSLEKKLEEEQQTLKADYAEIRLLVQQLAKDLTALTCQAAALKSNGSARACCPLNWLEHEGSCYWFSRSKKPWPEAEKQCQLQNAHLVVINSREEQDFVQEHIGSSDTWMGLSDPTGVWKWVDGTDYKTNFQNWSPGQPDDWDGHGLGPGEDCVHFNPDGTWNDNACQRPFHWVCETKMDKAS; translated from the exons GgctgcctcccctccagcccttCCTGCAGCCAGTCTGTTCCAGCTCCCGCCTCCTGctgctctccctgggcctcagcctcaTGCTGCTGGTCGGCGTCTGTGTGATCGGATTCCAAA ATTCCACGTTTCAGAGGGACCTGGTGACCCTGAACAACTCCACATCACAAACTGAGCTTCAGGTCAAGTCCCTGATATCCCAGG GCGACAGTTTGCAAAAGACGATAACACCTCTGAAAGCAGGGGTGGGGAATCTCAGGCAGGAACTGCAAGCAG CCCGTAGCATGAACGACAAGGTGTTTTCCCTGGagaagaagctggaggaggagcagcagacaCTCAAAGCAG ATTATGCTGAAATACGCCTCCTAGTCCAGCAGCTGGCCAAAGACCTGACAGCCCTGACTTGCCAGGCGGCTGCCCTCAAGAGCAATG GCTCTGCCAGGGCCTGCTGCCCCCTTAACTGGCTGGAGCATGAAGGCAGCTGCTACTGGTTCTCTCGCTCGAAGAAGCCCTGGCCCGAGGCTGAGAAGCAGTGCCAGCTGCAGAACGCCCACCTCGTGGTCATCAACTCCAGAGAGGAGCAG GATTTTGTCCAGGAACATATAGGCTCCTCAGACACCTGGATGGGGCTCAGTGATCCTACAGGAGTCTGGAAATGGGTGGATGGGACAGACTACAAGACCAACTTCCA GAACTGGAGTCCAGGCCAGCCAGATGACTGGGACGGACATGGGCTGGGCCCAGGTGAGGACTGTGTCCACTTCAACCCGGATGGCACGTGGAATGACAATGCCTGCCAGAGGCCATTCCACTGGGTCTGTGAGACCAAGATGGACAAGGCCAGCTAG